A single genomic interval of Mucilaginibacter boryungensis harbors:
- a CDS encoding acetyl-CoA C-acyltransferase, with amino-acid sequence MKEVVIVAATRTPIGSFGGSLASLSATQLGAIVIKSAVEKAGVKPQQVQEVYFGNVMSANLGQAPATQAAKFAGLPDMPATTINKVCASGMKAVMLAAQSIALGQQDIVVAGGMESMSNVPYYLDKARTGYRLGHGQITDGLIKDGLWDVYNDYHMGSAAELCAVDCNVTREQQDAFAIESYKRSQQAIADSKFKDEITPVEIKDRKGDVTLFTTDEEPAAVKFDKIPSLKPVFKKDGTVTAANASTLNDGAAALVLMSREKADELGIKPLARIVAYADAQQAPEWFTTAPSKAIPLALHNAKLSADQIDFFEINEAFSVVAIANNQILKLDPTKVNVNGGAVALGHPLGASGARIIVTLAHVLQQNKGKFGVAGICNGGGGASAIVIENLR; translated from the coding sequence ATGAAAGAAGTAGTTATTGTTGCCGCTACCCGTACGCCGATTGGTAGTTTTGGTGGTTCGTTAGCATCGTTAAGCGCCACGCAGTTAGGCGCTATAGTTATAAAAAGCGCGGTTGAAAAAGCCGGCGTAAAACCCCAACAGGTTCAGGAGGTTTATTTCGGGAATGTCATGTCGGCCAATTTAGGGCAGGCACCTGCTACCCAGGCCGCTAAGTTTGCAGGTTTACCAGACATGCCTGCTACTACTATTAATAAAGTCTGCGCTTCGGGCATGAAAGCTGTTATGCTGGCCGCGCAAAGTATTGCTTTAGGGCAGCAGGATATTGTTGTTGCCGGCGGGATGGAGAGTATGAGCAACGTACCTTACTATTTAGACAAAGCACGTACAGGCTATCGTTTAGGCCATGGTCAGATTACTGACGGGCTGATTAAAGACGGTTTGTGGGACGTATATAACGATTACCATATGGGTTCGGCTGCTGAACTGTGCGCGGTTGATTGTAATGTAACCCGAGAACAGCAGGATGCTTTTGCTATCGAATCGTACAAACGTTCGCAGCAAGCTATTGCAGATAGTAAATTTAAGGACGAGATTACTCCCGTTGAAATAAAAGACCGCAAAGGTGATGTTACCCTATTTACTACAGATGAAGAGCCGGCCGCGGTGAAATTTGATAAAATACCATCGTTAAAACCTGTATTTAAAAAAGATGGTACAGTTACCGCGGCTAATGCATCAACCTTAAATGATGGTGCTGCCGCTTTGGTATTAATGAGCCGCGAAAAAGCCGACGAATTGGGTATTAAACCCCTTGCCCGTATTGTAGCTTACGCAGATGCGCAACAAGCGCCCGAATGGTTTACCACTGCCCCATCTAAAGCTATCCCGTTGGCCTTACACAATGCCAAGTTATCGGCAGATCAAATTGACTTCTTCGAGATCAATGAAGCATTTTCCGTAGTGGCTATAGCCAATAACCAAATATTGAAGTTAGATCCAACCAAAGTTAATGTTAACGGCGGCGCGGTGGCACTTGGCCATCCGCTGGGTGCATCGGGTGCGCGCATTATTGTAACATTGGCACATGTGTTGCAGCAAAATAAGGGTAAGTTCGGCGTAGCAGGTATTTGTAATGGCGGAGGTGGCGCCAGTGCAATTGTTATCGAAAATTTACGTTAA
- the queG gene encoding tRNA epoxyqueuosine(34) reductase QueG — protein sequence MAQNISAYSALIKAEAQRLGFMFCGIAKAVFLEEEAPRLEAWLKAGMHGEMQYMENHFDKRLDPRLLVDGAKSVISLALNYYTDAEQTDPLAPKISKYAYGADYHYVIKDKLKQLLNFIHQEIGEVNGRAFVDSAPVLDKAWAKKAGLGWVGKNTNLINKQSGSFFFLAELIVDLELEYDVAPTADHCGTCTRCIDACPTEAIVAPYVVDGSRCISYLTIELKNELPQEFKGKTDNWMFGCDVCQDVCPWNKFSVLHNEPAFEPHPELLGISKNDWEDITEETFQKVFKGSAVKRTKYAGLKRNIAFIK from the coding sequence ATGGCGCAAAACATTTCAGCATATAGTGCACTCATAAAAGCGGAGGCCCAGCGCCTGGGCTTTATGTTTTGCGGTATTGCTAAAGCTGTTTTTTTGGAAGAGGAAGCCCCGCGACTGGAAGCCTGGCTAAAAGCCGGTATGCACGGCGAAATGCAGTACATGGAGAACCATTTTGACAAACGCCTTGACCCCCGTTTGCTTGTTGACGGCGCCAAATCGGTGATATCATTAGCGCTTAATTATTATACCGATGCGGAGCAAACTGATCCGCTTGCACCAAAGATATCAAAGTACGCATACGGCGCTGACTACCATTACGTTATAAAAGATAAATTAAAGCAACTGTTAAACTTTATCCATCAGGAAATTGGCGAGGTTAACGGCCGTGCGTTTGTGGATTCGGCCCCGGTGCTGGATAAAGCCTGGGCTAAAAAAGCGGGACTTGGATGGGTAGGCAAAAACACTAATCTGATCAATAAACAATCGGGCTCGTTCTTCTTTTTGGCGGAACTGATTGTAGACCTGGAACTGGAATATGATGTAGCCCCTACAGCCGACCATTGCGGTACCTGCACCCGCTGTATTGATGCCTGCCCTACCGAGGCCATTGTAGCCCCGTACGTGGTTGATGGCAGCCGGTGTATCTCATACCTCACCATCGAGTTGAAAAACGAACTGCCACAGGAATTTAAGGGCAAAACCGATAACTGGATGTTTGGCTGCGATGTTTGCCAGGATGTTTGTCCCTGGAATAAATTTTCTGTACTGCATAATGAACCTGCTTTTGAACCGCACCCCGAGTTATTAGGCATCAGCAAAAATGATTGGGAAGATATTACCGAAGAAACATTTCAAAAAGTATTTAAAGGCTCGGCGGTTAAGCGTACTAAATATGCGGGTTTAAAACGTAACATCGCTTTTATAAAATGA
- a CDS encoding GH92 family glycosyl hydrolase, translating into MKKILLAIVFAGTVVAVKAQMVNKVTDPVEYVNPLMGSASKPDLSNGNTYPAIALPWGMNFWTPQTGKMGNGWAYTYDADKIRGFKQTHQPSPWMNDYGQFSIMPVSGHMALSEYKRASWFSHKAEVSKPYYYSVYLADHDITTEITPTERAAQFRFTFPKSDSSFVVIDALDRGSYIKIIPGENKIIGYTTRYARSKLTNFKNYFVIYVDKPFTLAHAWKDSSVVKDSLELTSKHSGAVIGFKTRKGEVVNLKVASSFISFAQAELNLKREVGTNSFNTTMTNAKAIWNKTLSRIQVEGGSVDQTRTFYSCLYRMLFFPNKLYELDANNKPTHWSPYTGKVYPGYMFAGTGFWDTFRALYPFLNLMYPSINKEMQEGLINDYKEGGWLPEWSSPGYAPIMIGNNSASVVSDAYIKGMRGYDIKTLYDALLHGANNVGPGGTGRTGVEYYNTLGYVPYDVKIDENAARTLEYAYDDFTIYQLGKALGRPKAETDIYKNRSMNYKKLFDPQTGLMRGKNKDGSFETPFNPFKWGDAFTEGNSWHYSWSVFHDINGLIGLMGGKKAFVNKLDSVFILPPVFDDSYYQGVIHEIREMQIMNMGQYAHGNQPIQHMLYLYNYGSQPWKTQYWVREAMNRLYKATPDGYCGDEDNGQTSAWYVFSAMGFYPVCPATDQYVLGAPLFKKATLNLENGKKVIINSPTNSPANRYISSLSYNGKPYDLNWLSHSALQKGAVINIKMSAIPNKQRGIKDADVPYSLSTEK; encoded by the coding sequence ATGAAGAAAATACTATTGGCTATAGTGTTTGCGGGGACTGTTGTTGCCGTAAAAGCGCAAATGGTTAACAAGGTGACCGATCCTGTTGAGTATGTGAACCCATTAATGGGTTCGGCATCAAAACCCGATCTTTCTAACGGGAACACTTATCCTGCCATTGCATTGCCCTGGGGCATGAACTTCTGGACACCGCAAACGGGTAAAATGGGTAACGGTTGGGCTTATACTTACGATGCTGATAAAATCCGCGGCTTTAAACAAACGCACCAGCCATCGCCATGGATGAACGACTACGGACAGTTTTCTATTATGCCGGTTAGCGGGCATATGGCGCTTTCGGAATATAAACGGGCCAGTTGGTTCAGTCACAAAGCCGAAGTATCTAAACCATATTATTACAGCGTTTACCTGGCCGATCACGATATTACGACCGAGATCACCCCTACCGAACGTGCTGCGCAATTCCGCTTCACGTTTCCTAAAAGCGACAGTTCTTTTGTGGTGATAGACGCGCTTGATCGTGGGTCATATATCAAAATTATCCCGGGCGAAAATAAGATCATTGGCTATACTACCCGTTATGCCCGCAGCAAACTAACCAACTTTAAAAACTACTTTGTTATTTATGTAGATAAGCCGTTCACACTTGCGCATGCCTGGAAAGACTCGAGCGTGGTGAAAGATTCTCTGGAATTGACGAGCAAGCATTCCGGGGCTGTTATTGGTTTCAAAACCAGGAAAGGCGAAGTAGTAAACCTTAAGGTTGCCTCATCCTTCATCAGTTTTGCACAGGCCGAGTTGAACCTGAAACGCGAGGTTGGTACTAACAGCTTCAACACCACTATGACCAACGCCAAAGCCATTTGGAATAAAACCTTAAGCCGTATACAGGTTGAAGGTGGCTCGGTTGATCAAACACGTACGTTTTACTCGTGTCTGTACCGCATGCTATTCTTCCCCAACAAACTATACGAGTTAGATGCCAACAACAAACCCACACACTGGAGCCCCTACACCGGTAAAGTTTACCCTGGTTATATGTTTGCCGGTACCGGCTTTTGGGACACTTTCAGGGCATTATATCCCTTTCTTAACCTGATGTATCCTTCCATTAATAAAGAGATGCAGGAAGGTTTAATAAACGACTATAAAGAAGGCGGCTGGCTGCCAGAATGGAGCAGCCCGGGTTACGCACCAATTATGATCGGTAATAACTCCGCCTCGGTTGTGTCTGATGCCTATATAAAAGGTATGCGTGGCTACGATATCAAGACACTGTATGATGCTTTACTACACGGAGCAAACAACGTAGGGCCGGGTGGCACGGGCCGTACAGGCGTAGAATATTATAATACTTTGGGCTATGTGCCTTATGATGTAAAAATTGACGAGAACGCGGCACGTACATTAGAATATGCCTATGACGATTTTACTATTTACCAATTAGGCAAAGCTTTAGGTCGCCCCAAAGCCGAAACCGATATCTACAAAAACCGGTCGATGAACTACAAAAAGCTGTTCGATCCGCAAACAGGATTAATGCGCGGTAAAAACAAAGACGGCAGCTTTGAAACCCCGTTCAACCCATTTAAATGGGGCGATGCCTTTACCGAAGGAAACAGCTGGCATTATAGTTGGAGTGTTTTTCACGACATTAATGGTCTGATAGGCTTAATGGGTGGAAAAAAAGCGTTTGTGAACAAACTGGATTCGGTATTTATTTTGCCGCCAGTATTTGATGATAGTTACTACCAGGGCGTAATACACGAGATCCGCGAAATGCAAATTATGAACATGGGGCAATACGCGCATGGTAATCAGCCTATTCAACATATGCTTTACCTATATAACTACGGCAGCCAGCCCTGGAAAACTCAATACTGGGTACGCGAAGCCATGAACCGCCTGTACAAAGCTACACCCGATGGCTACTGCGGCGATGAAGACAACGGCCAAACATCTGCCTGGTATGTATTTTCTGCGATGGGCTTCTACCCTGTTTGCCCGGCGACCGATCAGTATGTGTTAGGTGCGCCATTGTTCAAAAAAGCAACCCTGAACCTGGAGAATGGTAAAAAAGTCATCATTAACTCACCCACAAACAGCCCGGCAAACAGATATATAAGTAGTTTAAGTTATAACGGCAAACCTTATGATCTGAACTGGTTGAGCCATTCGGCTTTGCAAAAGGGTGCAGTAATTAATATTAAAATGTCTGCAATACCTAACAAGCAACGGGGAATTAAAGATGCAGATGTGCCTTACTCTTTATCAACAGAAAAATAA
- the ruvB gene encoding Holliday junction branch migration DNA helicase RuvB has protein sequence MNEHLDPDRERLSATEYDIEKVLRPQAFEDFTGQQKILANLKIFVQAARQRGEALDHVLLHGPPGLGKTTLSHIIANEMGVGIKITSGPVLDKPGDLAGLLTNLEAGDILFIDEIHRLSPLVEEYLYSAMEDFKIDIMLESGPNARSVQLSLNPFTLVGATTRSGLLTAPLRARFGINSRLEYYDAKLLTTILLRSASILKTPISDEGAYEIARRSRGTPRIANALLRRTRDFAQIKGDGNIDTDIAKYALNALNVDEHGLDEMDNKILSTIIEKFKGGPVGLKTIATAVGEDEGTIEEVYEPFLIQEGFLMRTSRGREATEHAYKHLGLFKSGGSQTLF, from the coding sequence ATGAACGAGCATCTTGATCCCGACCGCGAAAGGCTATCTGCTACCGAATACGATATCGAAAAGGTATTGCGTCCGCAGGCATTTGAGGATTTTACCGGTCAGCAGAAGATATTAGCTAATCTTAAAATATTTGTTCAGGCTGCCCGTCAGCGTGGCGAGGCGCTTGACCATGTGCTGCTGCACGGCCCGCCGGGATTAGGTAAAACCACCCTATCGCACATTATTGCTAACGAGATGGGCGTTGGTATCAAGATCACCTCCGGCCCCGTATTAGATAAACCAGGCGACCTTGCCGGCTTACTCACTAACCTGGAAGCAGGCGATATCCTTTTTATTGACGAGATACACCGTTTAAGTCCGCTGGTTGAAGAATACCTGTATTCGGCCATGGAGGATTTTAAAATAGATATTATGCTGGAGAGCGGCCCGAATGCACGCTCAGTACAATTATCATTAAACCCATTCACATTGGTTGGGGCAACTACACGTTCGGGGCTATTAACTGCTCCTCTCCGCGCCCGGTTCGGTATTAATTCAAGACTTGAATACTACGATGCTAAATTACTGACCACCATCTTATTAAGATCGGCATCTATACTAAAAACGCCTATCAGCGATGAGGGCGCTTATGAAATTGCCCGCCGGAGCCGTGGCACCCCGCGTATTGCCAATGCCTTACTGCGCCGCACACGCGATTTCGCCCAGATAAAAGGTGATGGCAACATTGATACAGATATTGCCAAATATGCCCTTAATGCCTTAAATGTTGATGAGCATGGCCTGGATGAAATGGATAATAAAATATTATCTACCATTATAGAAAAATTTAAAGGCGGCCCGGTAGGTTTAAAAACTATAGCTACGGCGGTAGGCGAAGATGAAGGCACCATTGAGGAAGTTTATGAACCATTCCTGATACAGGAAGGGTTTTTAATGCGCACCTCGCGTGGCCGCGAAGCTACCGAGCATGCTTATAAGCACTTGGGGCTATTTAAATCGGGCGGAAGCCAAACCTTATTTTAA
- a CDS encoding POT family MFS transporter — translation MTKDTLAVPAEKKSRFPKAVPYIIGNEAAERFSFYGMRSILTLFLVNQFFNPTNNPALTEQANAHGNKLHHLFVMVAYALPFVGGMIADWFTGKYKLILYVSLIYCLGHFLLATFDGGLTGFEIGLLVVAIGAGGIKSCVSANVGDQFDATNQDLLSKVYGWFYFSINAGSMISTVAIPWTYEHFGPRWAFGIPGILMALATIIFFSGRKKYVKVPPQGVNRNNMVFITWYALTHSSKRKPGQSLLDVAKESYLPERVEGVKAVYRVMVVFFFALAFWAVWDQCLSEWTLYADKMDRNINLGFTSFTVLPGQLSTINTVFLLLFIPLFNYVIYPWFDKKGLKTTPLRRLGTGLILTALSFVVIGFTHKSIEHGGTPSIWWQVLAFMILSAAEVLVSITGLEYAYTHSPKSMKSTMTGIWFLVVSFGNLITALVNGQIESGGWWARNLRGANYEWFFVAFISVFIIVFMIVSPRMKERNYITDPYVGENEIAANAEKL, via the coding sequence ATGACAAAAGACACACTGGCTGTTCCAGCCGAAAAGAAGTCAAGATTTCCCAAAGCAGTACCTTACATTATAGGAAACGAAGCGGCAGAACGTTTTAGTTTTTACGGTATGCGGTCAATACTCACGCTATTTTTGGTAAATCAGTTCTTTAATCCTACAAATAACCCGGCGCTAACTGAACAAGCTAATGCACATGGTAACAAGTTACACCACCTTTTTGTGATGGTAGCATACGCCTTACCTTTTGTAGGAGGCATGATAGCCGACTGGTTCACAGGCAAATACAAGCTCATCCTATATGTGTCCCTGATTTACTGCCTTGGGCATTTTTTATTAGCAACTTTTGACGGCGGGCTTACCGGCTTTGAAATAGGATTGCTTGTAGTCGCTATTGGTGCCGGCGGTATCAAGTCATGTGTATCTGCCAATGTTGGCGACCAATTTGATGCTACCAACCAGGATTTGCTTTCAAAAGTATATGGCTGGTTCTATTTCAGTATCAATGCGGGTTCTATGATTTCAACTGTTGCCATCCCGTGGACTTATGAGCATTTTGGCCCGAGATGGGCTTTTGGTATTCCCGGGATCTTAATGGCACTGGCTACCATCATATTCTTTTCGGGTCGTAAAAAATATGTGAAAGTACCTCCGCAGGGCGTTAACCGCAATAATATGGTATTCATAACCTGGTATGCGCTAACGCACTCAAGCAAAAGAAAACCCGGTCAATCCCTGCTTGATGTCGCTAAAGAGTCTTATCTGCCTGAGCGTGTTGAAGGCGTTAAAGCGGTTTATCGCGTTATGGTAGTGTTTTTCTTCGCACTGGCATTTTGGGCTGTCTGGGATCAGTGCTTATCTGAATGGACACTGTATGCCGATAAAATGGACCGCAACATCAACCTGGGCTTTACCTCGTTTACTGTACTGCCCGGCCAGTTGTCGACTATTAATACGGTATTTCTGTTACTTTTTATTCCTTTATTTAATTATGTGATATACCCCTGGTTCGATAAAAAAGGACTTAAAACCACACCTTTGAGAAGGTTAGGAACAGGTTTAATTTTAACTGCTTTATCGTTTGTGGTGATTGGCTTTACACATAAAAGTATTGAACATGGCGGCACCCCATCAATATGGTGGCAAGTATTAGCTTTCATGATACTTTCAGCTGCCGAAGTACTGGTTTCGATCACTGGCCTGGAGTACGCTTATACGCATTCTCCTAAATCAATGAAAAGCACCATGACAGGTATTTGGTTTCTTGTAGTATCATTCGGTAACCTGATCACGGCATTGGTAAACGGGCAAATTGAAAGCGGCGGATGGTGGGCACGCAATCTTAGAGGTGCAAACTACGAGTGGTTTTTCGTTGCTTTTATCAGTGTATTTATAATTGTGTTCATGATAGTTTCGCCGCGGATGAAAGAACGCAACTACATAACTGATCCCTATGTCGGCGAAAACGAAATTGCAGCAAATGCTGAAAAACTTTAA
- a CDS encoding polyprenol monophosphomannose synthase gives MPDSIVIIPTYNEKENVERMIRKVFSLQHDFHVLIIDDGSPDGTPQIVKSLQNEYTGRLHIEERAGKQGLGTAYIHGFRWCLERDYEYIFEMDCDFSHNPEDLIRLRQACIDGADMSVGSRYVTGVNVVNWPMSRVLMSYFASVYVRFITGEDVRDFTAGFVCYKRKVLQTIELHKIKFVGYAFQIEMKYTTIKHGFQLIEVPIIFTDRTEGSSKMSGGIFYEAFFGVIQMKLNSIFRKYPEG, from the coding sequence GTGCCGGACAGCATTGTAATTATACCTACCTACAACGAAAAGGAAAATGTTGAGCGCATGATACGCAAAGTATTCTCGCTTCAGCACGATTTCCATGTACTTATTATTGATGACGGCTCTCCGGACGGTACACCGCAAATTGTAAAAAGCTTACAAAACGAATATACGGGGCGCCTGCATATAGAAGAGCGTGCCGGTAAACAGGGATTAGGAACTGCCTATATCCACGGCTTTCGCTGGTGCCTGGAACGCGATTACGAATACATTTTTGAAATGGACTGCGATTTTTCGCATAATCCCGAAGACCTGATACGCTTACGGCAGGCATGTATTGATGGAGCGGATATGTCGGTAGGTTCGCGGTATGTAACGGGTGTAAATGTGGTAAACTGGCCCATGAGCAGGGTTTTAATGAGCTACTTCGCATCTGTATATGTCCGTTTTATAACCGGCGAAGATGTACGCGACTTTACTGCTGGCTTTGTATGCTATAAACGCAAAGTTTTACAAACTATAGAACTGCATAAAATAAAATTTGTGGGCTATGCCTTCCAAATTGAAATGAAGTACACTACCATTAAGCATGGATTTCAATTGATAGAAGTCCCCATCATTTTCACCGATCGCACTGAAGGTTCATCAAAAATGTCGGGCGGTATATTCTACGAAGCCTTTTTTGGGGTGATTCAAATGAAGCTGAACAGCATTTTTAGGAAGTATCCCGAAGGGTAG
- a CDS encoding polysaccharide deacetylase family protein: protein MAKTSIIAALLGLFTYSAASAQSSASIMARKQVPVVCYHQIRDWRPKDSKTAKDYIIPIAAFKDHIKMLADSGYHTILPDQLYAYLTKGTPLPKKPIMLTFDDTDEDQFTIANPTLKKYGFKGVYFVMTVSIGRPHYMTADMIKKLSDEGNIIGSHTWDHHRVDKLSHNGVLKIMGKNGKITTKPTDDWVTQIDKPTKKLEEITGKKIDYFAYPFGVWKKPVLPEIQKRGFKLAFQLADKRDPDYPLMTVRRILDSGYWSTKTFSNNIRQSF, encoded by the coding sequence ATGGCTAAAACATCAATTATAGCAGCCTTATTAGGCTTATTCACTTATTCGGCTGCATCGGCACAAAGCAGCGCTTCAATTATGGCCCGCAAACAAGTGCCGGTAGTATGCTATCACCAAATACGCGACTGGCGCCCGAAAGATTCAAAAACTGCCAAAGATTATATTATACCAATAGCCGCCTTTAAGGACCACATCAAAATGCTGGCTGATAGTGGTTATCATACTATTTTGCCCGACCAGCTCTATGCTTATCTGACCAAAGGTACCCCGCTTCCCAAAAAACCAATAATGCTGACTTTTGACGATACCGACGAAGATCAGTTTACTATTGCCAACCCTACACTTAAAAAGTATGGTTTTAAAGGCGTATATTTTGTAATGACTGTATCAATCGGTCGCCCGCATTATATGACGGCCGATATGATCAAAAAATTATCTGACGAGGGCAATATCATCGGAAGCCACACCTGGGATCACCATCGCGTTGACAAGCTATCGCACAATGGCGTGCTGAAAATTATGGGTAAAAATGGCAAGATAACCACCAAACCAACCGACGATTGGGTTACCCAGATTGATAAACCAACCAAGAAACTGGAAGAAATTACTGGTAAAAAGATAGACTATTTTGCTTATCCGTTCGGCGTTTGGAAAAAACCGGTATTGCCTGAAATTCAAAAACGTGGTTTCAAATTAGCTTTTCAACTGGCTGATAAACGCGACCCGGATTATCCGCTAATGACCGTTCGCCGTATTTTAGACAGTGGTTACTGGAGCACTAAAACTTTCAGCAACAATATAAGACAAAGTTTTTAA